The following are from one region of the Syngnathus acus chromosome 10, fSynAcu1.2, whole genome shotgun sequence genome:
- the zgc:109889 gene encoding wiskott-Aldrich syndrome protein family member 3 isoform X2 produces MPLVKRSIEPRHLCRGALPHGVTSELECVTNSTLAAIIKQLGGLSRHAEDIFGELFNEANSFYLRMSSLQERVDQLAVKVTQLDSTVEEVSLQDINMRKAFKSSTIQDQQVVSRTSVPNPVVEMYRRCDKPPPLNILSPYRDDKKDALKFYTDSSYFFNLWKEKMLQATEDKRKEKRRQKQEQQRQVDDPGREVKKVRKARNRRQEWNVLAYDKEFRPDARLTPSPYHGTSPEGSLSPDSRSAASDSYPASPSHPSSQVAASDRHARDHTGAAAQTQSLDRGLRPANQPAAGAGPAGRHAASLGRTPSGQAMQAAGDLTVNGPRQPSIKDYRGGNQPSTIPEYYIPPAPPPPPPTIPSAQTAFDHTPGPPSGAASAVLPASSALSRPYSPSPPPPPVNYVPSPAHPPSGAPPAAPPPPPPGASVGHQAHASPTRAAAGQGTTDAAPPARKGAVLGMIPMSDARSDLLAAIRRGIQLRKVQEQREQEAKREPVGNDVATILSRRIAVEYSESDDDSELDENEWSD; encoded by the exons gtCGTCACGCTGAGGACATTTTTGGGGAGCTGTTCAATGAAGCAAACAGCTTCTACCTGAGGATGAGCAGCCTGCAGGAGCGTGTCGACCAACTCGCCGTCAAAGTCACTCAGTTGGACTCCACGGTGGAGGAAG TATCCCTACAGGACATCAACATGAGAAAGGCCTTCAAGAGCAGTACTATCCAGGACCAACAGGTGGTGTCCCGGACGTCGGTGCCCAACCCGGTGGTGGAGATGTACCGGCGCTGCGACAAACCTCCTCCGCTCAACATCCTCAGCCCCTACAG GGACGACAAGAAGGACGCGCTCAAGTTCTACACGGACTCGTCTTACTTCTTCAATTTGTGGAAGGAGAAGATGCTGCAGGCCACCGAGGACAAGCGCAAGGAGAAGAGGCGGCAGAAG caggagcagcagaggCAGGTGGACGACCCGGGGAGAGAAGTGAAGAAG GTGCGCAAGGCTCGTAACCGGCGTCAGGAGTGGAATGTTCTAGCCTACGACAAGGAGTTCCGACCCGATGCCAGGCTCACTCCGTCGCCTTACCACGGCACCTCCCCTGAGGGCTCCTTGTCACCCGACAGCAG ATCGGCGGCATCCGATTCGTACCCCGCCAGTCCCAGCCACCCCTCCAGCCAGGTGGCCGCCTCAGACCGCCACGCCAGGGACCACACGGGGGCGGCCGCGCAGACCCAGTCGCTGGATCGGGGGCTCAGGCCGGCCAACCAACCCGCGGCAGGAGCGGGGCCCGCCGGGCGCCATGCCGCCTCCCTGGGCCGGACCCCGTCGGGTCAGGCGATGCAGGCCGCCGGCGATCTGACCGTCAATGGGCCGAGGCAGCCGTCGATCAAGGATTACCGCGG TGGCAACCAGCCCTCCACAATTCCAGAGTACTATATCCCGCCCGcaccacccccacctcccccaaCCATCCCCTCTGCCCAGACCGCCTTCGACCACACACCGGGCCCGCCCTCCGGAGCGGCCTCAGCCGTTCtccccgcctcctccgccCTCTCCCGTCCCTACTCGCCCTCCCCTCCTCCGCCCCCCGTCAACTATGTCCCCTCTCCCGCCCACCCCCCTTCCGGGGCGCCGCCGGCCGCCCCGCCGCCACCTCCGCCCGGAGCTTCCGTGGGCCACCAGGCGCACGCCTCGCCCACGCGCGCCGCCGCAGGTCAGGGGACCACGGACGCCGCGCCCCCTGCCAGGAAGGGCGCCGTGCTGGGCATGATCCCCATGAGCGACGCCCGCTCCGACTTGCTCGCTGCCATACGCAGAG GTATCCAGCTGAGGAAGGTCCAGGAGCAGAGGGAGCAGGAGGCCAAGCGCGAGCCGGTCGGCAACGACGTGGCCACTATCCTGTCTCGGCGCATCGCCGTGGAGTACAGCGAGTCGGACGACGACTCCGAGCTGGATGAGAATGAGTGGTCCGACTAA
- the gpr185b gene encoding G-protein coupled receptor 12 isoform X1: MRTRSLPMEAFIAMTLSLAAATASGLNSSSPLDSSTPSWSWWGLSEEASNFSSEPTVQMSPELRPAGPEVSPWDVVLCVTGTLISCENALVIAVLFYTPTLRGPTFILIGSLAVADLLAGLGLILNFVFTYLADGSPEPVSLLSAGLLLSAFSASVLNILAITVDRYLSLYNALTYHTERTLTFTYVMVLFIWLSCVTLGLLPALGWNCLRDETACSICRPVTKSNAVALAVAFLLVFGLMMQLYLQICKIAFRHAQQIAVQQQFVVISTTKGVSTLSAILCAFGACWLPFAMYSIVADSSYPAVYTYAAALPATCCSVINPVIYAFRNPDIQKSLWMACCGCVPSNLSLRPRASSDV, from the exons ATGAGGACGAGAAGCCTTCCGATGGAAGCCTTTATCG CCATGACCCTGTCGCTGGCGGCGGCCACCGCGAGTGGCCtcaactcctcctcccccctggACTCGTCCACGCCCTCGTGGTCGTGGTGGGGTCTCTCGGAGGAAGCGTCCAACTTTTCCTCGGAGCCGACGGTGCAGATGAGCCCCGAGCTGCGGCCGGCTGGCCCGGAGGTGAGCCCGTGGGACGTGGTGCTGTGCGTGACGGGCACGCTCATCTCCTGCGAGAACGCGCTAGTCATCGCCGTGCTTTTCTACACGCCTACGCTGAGGGGGCCCACCTTCATCCTGATCGGCTCACTGGCGGTGGCCGATCTCCTGGCCGGCCTGGGCCTCATTCTCAACTTTGTCTTCACCTACCTGGCCGACGGGTCTCCGGAGCCGGTCAGCCTGCTGTCGGCGGGACTGCTGCTGTCGGCCTTCTCGGCGTCCGTCCTCAACATCCTGGCCATCACGGTGGACCGCTACCTGTCGCTGTACAACGCACTGACCTACCACACTGAGCGGACGCTGACCTTCACCTACGTGATGGTGCTCTTCATCTGGCTGTCGTGCGTGACGCTGGGCCTGCTGCCGGCGCTGGGCTGGAACTGCCTGCGAGACGAGACGGCGTGTAGCATCTGCCGACCGGTCACCAAAAGCAACGCCGTGGCGCTCGCCGTGGCCTTCCTGCTGGTCTTCGGTCTCATGATGCAGCTCTACCTGCAGATCTGCAAGATCGCCTTTCGCCACGCGCAGCAGATCGCCGTGCAGCAGCAGTTTGTGGTTATCTCCACCACCAAGGGCGTCTCTACGCTGTCGGCCATCTTGTGTGCCTTCGGGGCGTGCTGGCTGCCGTTTGCCATGTACTCCATCGTGGCCGACTCCAGCTACCCGGCCGTGTACACCTATGCCGCGGCGCTGCCCGCCACCTGCTGCTCCGTCATCAACCCCGTCATCTACGCCTTTCGAAACCCGGACATCCAGAAATCGCTATGGATGGCCTGCTGCGGCTGCGTCCCGTCCAACCTCTCGCTCAGACCGCGGGCCTCCAGCGACGTGTAG
- the gpr185b gene encoding G-protein coupled receptor 12 isoform X2, with the protein MTAMTLSLAAATASGLNSSSPLDSSTPSWSWWGLSEEASNFSSEPTVQMSPELRPAGPEVSPWDVVLCVTGTLISCENALVIAVLFYTPTLRGPTFILIGSLAVADLLAGLGLILNFVFTYLADGSPEPVSLLSAGLLLSAFSASVLNILAITVDRYLSLYNALTYHTERTLTFTYVMVLFIWLSCVTLGLLPALGWNCLRDETACSICRPVTKSNAVALAVAFLLVFGLMMQLYLQICKIAFRHAQQIAVQQQFVVISTTKGVSTLSAILCAFGACWLPFAMYSIVADSSYPAVYTYAAALPATCCSVINPVIYAFRNPDIQKSLWMACCGCVPSNLSLRPRASSDV; encoded by the exons ATGACAG CCATGACCCTGTCGCTGGCGGCGGCCACCGCGAGTGGCCtcaactcctcctcccccctggACTCGTCCACGCCCTCGTGGTCGTGGTGGGGTCTCTCGGAGGAAGCGTCCAACTTTTCCTCGGAGCCGACGGTGCAGATGAGCCCCGAGCTGCGGCCGGCTGGCCCGGAGGTGAGCCCGTGGGACGTGGTGCTGTGCGTGACGGGCACGCTCATCTCCTGCGAGAACGCGCTAGTCATCGCCGTGCTTTTCTACACGCCTACGCTGAGGGGGCCCACCTTCATCCTGATCGGCTCACTGGCGGTGGCCGATCTCCTGGCCGGCCTGGGCCTCATTCTCAACTTTGTCTTCACCTACCTGGCCGACGGGTCTCCGGAGCCGGTCAGCCTGCTGTCGGCGGGACTGCTGCTGTCGGCCTTCTCGGCGTCCGTCCTCAACATCCTGGCCATCACGGTGGACCGCTACCTGTCGCTGTACAACGCACTGACCTACCACACTGAGCGGACGCTGACCTTCACCTACGTGATGGTGCTCTTCATCTGGCTGTCGTGCGTGACGCTGGGCCTGCTGCCGGCGCTGGGCTGGAACTGCCTGCGAGACGAGACGGCGTGTAGCATCTGCCGACCGGTCACCAAAAGCAACGCCGTGGCGCTCGCCGTGGCCTTCCTGCTGGTCTTCGGTCTCATGATGCAGCTCTACCTGCAGATCTGCAAGATCGCCTTTCGCCACGCGCAGCAGATCGCCGTGCAGCAGCAGTTTGTGGTTATCTCCACCACCAAGGGCGTCTCTACGCTGTCGGCCATCTTGTGTGCCTTCGGGGCGTGCTGGCTGCCGTTTGCCATGTACTCCATCGTGGCCGACTCCAGCTACCCGGCCGTGTACACCTATGCCGCGGCGCTGCCCGCCACCTGCTGCTCCGTCATCAACCCCGTCATCTACGCCTTTCGAAACCCGGACATCCAGAAATCGCTATGGATGGCCTGCTGCGGCTGCGTCCCGTCCAACCTCTCGCTCAGACCGCGGGCCTCCAGCGACGTGTAG
- the zgc:109889 gene encoding wiskott-Aldrich syndrome protein family member 3 isoform X1, which produces MPLVKRSIEPRHLCRGALPHGVTSELECVTNSTLAAIIKQLGGLSRHAEDIFGELFNEANSFYLRMSSLQERVDQLAVKVTQLDSTVEEVSLQDINMRKAFKSSTIQDQQVVSRTSVPNPVVEMYRRCDKPPPLNILSPYRDDKKDALKFYTDSSYFFNLWKEKMLQATEDKRKEKRRQKGCPAHPDRSHSRQALLRSPLSICQEQQRQVDDPGREVKKVRKARNRRQEWNVLAYDKEFRPDARLTPSPYHGTSPEGSLSPDSRSAASDSYPASPSHPSSQVAASDRHARDHTGAAAQTQSLDRGLRPANQPAAGAGPAGRHAASLGRTPSGQAMQAAGDLTVNGPRQPSIKDYRGGNQPSTIPEYYIPPAPPPPPPTIPSAQTAFDHTPGPPSGAASAVLPASSALSRPYSPSPPPPPVNYVPSPAHPPSGAPPAAPPPPPPGASVGHQAHASPTRAAAGQGTTDAAPPARKGAVLGMIPMSDARSDLLAAIRRGIQLRKVQEQREQEAKREPVGNDVATILSRRIAVEYSESDDDSELDENEWSD; this is translated from the exons gtCGTCACGCTGAGGACATTTTTGGGGAGCTGTTCAATGAAGCAAACAGCTTCTACCTGAGGATGAGCAGCCTGCAGGAGCGTGTCGACCAACTCGCCGTCAAAGTCACTCAGTTGGACTCCACGGTGGAGGAAG TATCCCTACAGGACATCAACATGAGAAAGGCCTTCAAGAGCAGTACTATCCAGGACCAACAGGTGGTGTCCCGGACGTCGGTGCCCAACCCGGTGGTGGAGATGTACCGGCGCTGCGACAAACCTCCTCCGCTCAACATCCTCAGCCCCTACAG GGACGACAAGAAGGACGCGCTCAAGTTCTACACGGACTCGTCTTACTTCTTCAATTTGTGGAAGGAGAAGATGCTGCAGGCCACCGAGGACAAGCGCAAGGAGAAGAGGCGGCAGAAG GGCTGTCCGGCCCATCCAGACAGGTCCCACTCCAGACAGGCCCTACTCAGGAGCCCCCTGTCTATCTGT caggagcagcagaggCAGGTGGACGACCCGGGGAGAGAAGTGAAGAAG GTGCGCAAGGCTCGTAACCGGCGTCAGGAGTGGAATGTTCTAGCCTACGACAAGGAGTTCCGACCCGATGCCAGGCTCACTCCGTCGCCTTACCACGGCACCTCCCCTGAGGGCTCCTTGTCACCCGACAGCAG ATCGGCGGCATCCGATTCGTACCCCGCCAGTCCCAGCCACCCCTCCAGCCAGGTGGCCGCCTCAGACCGCCACGCCAGGGACCACACGGGGGCGGCCGCGCAGACCCAGTCGCTGGATCGGGGGCTCAGGCCGGCCAACCAACCCGCGGCAGGAGCGGGGCCCGCCGGGCGCCATGCCGCCTCCCTGGGCCGGACCCCGTCGGGTCAGGCGATGCAGGCCGCCGGCGATCTGACCGTCAATGGGCCGAGGCAGCCGTCGATCAAGGATTACCGCGG TGGCAACCAGCCCTCCACAATTCCAGAGTACTATATCCCGCCCGcaccacccccacctcccccaaCCATCCCCTCTGCCCAGACCGCCTTCGACCACACACCGGGCCCGCCCTCCGGAGCGGCCTCAGCCGTTCtccccgcctcctccgccCTCTCCCGTCCCTACTCGCCCTCCCCTCCTCCGCCCCCCGTCAACTATGTCCCCTCTCCCGCCCACCCCCCTTCCGGGGCGCCGCCGGCCGCCCCGCCGCCACCTCCGCCCGGAGCTTCCGTGGGCCACCAGGCGCACGCCTCGCCCACGCGCGCCGCCGCAGGTCAGGGGACCACGGACGCCGCGCCCCCTGCCAGGAAGGGCGCCGTGCTGGGCATGATCCCCATGAGCGACGCCCGCTCCGACTTGCTCGCTGCCATACGCAGAG GTATCCAGCTGAGGAAGGTCCAGGAGCAGAGGGAGCAGGAGGCCAAGCGCGAGCCGGTCGGCAACGACGTGGCCACTATCCTGTCTCGGCGCATCGCCGTGGAGTACAGCGAGTCGGACGACGACTCCGAGCTGGATGAGAATGAGTGGTCCGACTAA